In the genome of Plasmodium yoelii strain 17X genome assembly, chromosome: 14, one region contains:
- a CDS encoding early transcribed membrane protein 13 produces the protein MNTLKVFFVFYVLYITTFFFNPCFCEDADYYSEIDDGALDSIDTAIKKKKKRKSVAIALLSSGLVASVIGVLYYMYKSHNKGRHDWNKGFNFFPFNKQTEYKQPDGEKPSTSTKYEEPLGVNKVNIKGKLKENNNDIDVPLKRFNTFMDNVKLAAKHHFSNLSNEQQKYLIKDYDYLRKIVQTLDENKDVNISRAQEDIAVLGVEHFLKEQYQPK, from the coding sequence ATGAACACTCTCAAagtttttttcgttttttatgtgttatatattactacatttttttttaacccTTGCTTTTGTGAGGATGCAGATTATTATTCAGAAATAGATGATGGGGCATTAGATAGCATTGATActgctataaaaaaaaaaaagaagaggAAATCAGTTGCAATTGCTTTGTTATCATCAGGATTAGTGGCAAGTGTTATTGGGGTactttattatatgtataaatctCATAATAAAGGAAGACATGATTGGAATAAaggttttaattttttcccCTTTAATAAACAAACAGAATATAAACAACCTGATGGTGAAAAACCAAGCACTAGTACAAAATATGAAGAACCATTAGGAGTAAATAAAGTAAAtataaaaggaaaattaaaagaaaacaaTAATGATATTGATGTTCCTTTGAAAAGGTTTAATACATTTATGGATAATGTGAAACTAGCTGCTAAACACCATTTCAGCAATTTATCAAATGAACAACAGAAATATTTAATCAAGGATTATGATTACTTAAGGAAAATTGTCCAGACTTTAGATGAAAATAAGGATGTTAATATTTCAAGAGCCCAAGAAGATATCGCAGTTTTAGGCGTGGAGCATTTTCTTAAAGAACAATATCAAccaaaatga
- a CDS encoding ATP-dependent RNA helicase DHR1, putative: MEHENCESDSNYINKAENFENTELETDVLSQNKELTRKERKRLEYEERNRKKKEKQIKKIKKIITKCNIKSLDGLKNNALINNKDLSQICENNDQPTSITKTEHTKQKLNNDTDEYAETLNREQNVNNKNNSKSKGQDNISGLCLNNQLQSLGILSKKQIMKTLKNKLKKNKESEKKLLFKKIEQFNLNNKGHNIMTHTNVNNKSEKKQENLDKLFKAYEEMNIDLPNNLKIAKNKLEARKKRLLKCINKKELESIVEQEENNPPKKSKVIKQFNHKERNDQSEGNKTNDLASENSDENLEDDYAEIFKDDSVTRSINFYNGGENVLYQNGNDQKEMQSIEIKEYERIDEGNDDVNEKDKIQERKILYERVNINRNEHIEKLRSSLPVVGYEQEIIEAILNHDVVFISGDTGCGKSTQVPQFAYEYGFSTNNYLIGITEPRKIAVKSISNRLNEELNIKDVAGYQVRFEKSNFLKNSKIKVMTEGILLKEIMSDFVLSKYSIIILDEAHERSINMDLILGFLSIICKIRKEKYFSYKSDIIPLKVIIMSATITDNNLFENKIFTDYTSINIPTDKVPVVDHFLSYTPKNYVEEAKKKIIQIHKKLPPGSILVFLTSQEEIYQLYNSLNKLKMTKEIIENTTFSENSKKHIESDSDENLQIFDLPEEKNTENERISFFVKDQDENKEKTIIFDASDDEDSDSEEDGVNSKVDENENDAENDAENDAENYAENNFESKETSQNEEISFNSSEQISKNQNSSKIPSGNDTNACVYTEKEISSEHNEIETFEKEACSFDENIPPNSHFDSDQKTDGKIENDQNNELSNDADNADDTDQNDQNNNDKKNVKNSYKENNSEKSKKESTIWKGSDGSGKLTVYKLYSNLPIKKQMQLFNNPKDNERVCILSTNIAETSLTLPNIRYVIDSGKEKKKIYSTVNDYSYYVIDNISKSSALQRKGRAGRVLHLLKNNKKNKKKIEMEKGHVYKLYSSNYYNYFFKNNTDVPILNYPLDSLILYLLSFKIENVEKFPFINKPDNSKFQEARKRLIYFNCIYFGYKDVEFLFKNLSDKIASKQGIQNHVNMFNPQNKKGITLVGNFILSSPISIRYAKILTDVCLKSLSIKNTSTIPLACLLVSCLYLESIFSYDYKLSLKYKNSEKKKKKKQTNNSQTNGNDDNNNSANGSISQSNNILMNLILKKNNDQEDQSDDSDSYDYSSHEDNNSSYQNSNNDEKNISMIEEYKSNFSNDIDFYLNLCISFYFSKERDQFCYNMKLDKKKMDELLKLSNHLMKIINFKLNHNITFDMLETNISPVSKKIIYYAIFQGFIDHLAIRSDLIHNEHTRNLQIKNYNNKKAYFTQNMNTPIYINSNSALYKNRPYPHYILYNYIMKNRNSYLMFDCLNISDSDLGKITNVCIYINGYEQIPPPTYNMEKDKIIVCARPIYLPASHYLSIITKELNENDIAFYNYIALFILDGSMFPKMLKFQRFYSHTASNIINCSTQNIKRFIAELKNNKINNRASIISKWKEENSFLKQEFMLLIANKITKYDEKLINNSWPPID; encoded by the exons atGGAACATGAAAACTGTGAATCAGAtagtaattatataaataaagcaGAAAACTTTGAAAACACCGAACTGGAAACGGATGTATTATCACAAAATAAGGAATTAACAAGAAAAGAACGAAAAAGGTTAGAATATGAAGAacgaaatagaaaaaaaaaagaaaaacaaataaagaaaataaaaaaaataattactaaatgtaatataaaaTCTTTGGATGGTTTGAAAAACAATGCATTAATTAATAACAAAGATTTATCCCAGATTTGTGAAAATAACGATCAACCAACTTCAATTACAAAAACAGAACATACTAAGCAAAAACTTAACAATGACACAGATGAATATGCAGAAACCCTAAACAGAGAACAAAATGTTAACAATAAGAATAACAGTAAATCAAAAGGACAAGATAATATAAGTGGTCTTTGTTTGAATAACCAGTTACAATCTCTAGGTATATTAtcgaaaaaacaaataatgaaaacattaaaaaataaacttaaaaaaaacaaggaATCAGAGAAAAAATtgctttttaaaaaaatagagcAATTTAACTTAAATAATAAGGGTCATAACATTATGACACACACCAATGTTAACAATAAAAGCGAAAAAAAGCAAGAAAACTTAGATAAATTGTTCAAGGCATATGAAGAAATGAATATCGATTTACCAAACAATCTAAAAATcgcaaaaaataaattggaAGCGCGAAAGAAAAGGCttttaaaatgtataaataaaaaagaattagAATCTATAGTTGAACAAGAAGAAAACAATCCCccaaaaaaatcaaaagtGATAAAACAATTTAATCATAAAGAACGAAATGACCAAAGTGAAGGAAATAAAACTAACGATTTAGCAAGCGAAAATAGTGATGAAAATTTAGAAGATGATTATGCAGAAATATTTAAAGATGATAGTGTTACACGTTCTATCAACTTTTACAATGGAGGAGAAAATGTACTATATCAAAATGGCAATGATCAAAAAGAAATGCAAAGTATTGAAATTAAAGAATATGAACGAATAGATGAAGGAAATGACGATgtaaatgaaaaagataaaattcAAGAAAGAAAAATCCTTTACGAACGTGTAAACATAAATAGAAATGAACATATAGAAAAACTTAGGTCATCATTACCTGTTGTAGGTTATGAACAAGAAATAATTGAAGCCATACTAAATCATGATGTTGTTTTTATAAGCGGAGATACAGGATGTGGAAAGTCAACACAAGTTCCACAATTTGCATATGAATATGGTTTTTCCactaataattatttaattggCATAACAGAACCGAGAAAAATTGCTGTTAAAAGTATTTCAAATCGATTAAACGaagaattaaatattaaagatGTTGCTGGATATCAAGTTAGATTTGAAAaatcaaattttttaaaaaatagtaaaattaaAGTTATGACTGAAGGAATATTGTTAAAAGAAATTATGAGTGATTTtgttttatcaaaatatagtataataatattagatgAAGCACATGAACGAAGTATAAATATGGATTTAATTTTAGGGtttttatctataatatgtaaaattagaaaagaaaaatatttttcatataaatcAGATATTATTCCCCTAAAAGTTATAATAATGTCTGCTACCATTACTGATAATAAtctttttgaaaataaaatattcacaGATTACACTTCAATTAATATACCAACTGATAAAGTCCCAGTTGTAGATCATTTTCTTTCATATACCCCAAAAAATTATGTTGAAgaagctaaaaaaaaaattatacaaattcATAAAAAACTTCCCCCAGGTAGTATATTAGTTTTCTTAACAAGTCAGGAAGAAATTTATCAATTATATAACTCTCtcaataaattaaaaatgactaaagaaattatagaaaatacAACTTTTTCTGAAAACAGTAAAAAACATATAGAAAGTGATTCAGATGAAAATCTACAGATATTCGATTTACccgaagaaaaaaatactgAAAATGAGCGAATAAGCTTTTTCGTTAAAGAtcaagatgaaaataaagaaaaaacaattatattCGATGCGTCAGATGATGAAGATAGTGACAGTGAGGAAGATGGGGTAAATAGTAAAGTTGATGAAAATGAGAACGATGCTGAAAACGATGCTGAAAACGATGCTGAAAACTATGCTGAAAACAATTTCGAATCGAAAGAAACTTCGCAAAATGAAGAAATCAGCTTTAATTCTTCTGAacaaatatcaaaaaatcaaaattcgTCCAAAATTCCAAGTGGCAATGATACAAATGCATGTGTATATACGGAAAAAGAAATAAGTAGTGAACACAACGAAATTGAAACCTTCGAAAAAGAAGCTTGCTcatttgatgaaaatatcCCCCCAAACAGTCATTTTGATAGCGATCAAAAAACAGATGGGAAAATTGAAAACGACCAAAATAATGAACTTTCAAATGATGCTGATAATGCTGATGATACTGATCAGAAcgatcaaaataataatgacaaaaaaaacgtgaaaaattcatataagGAAAACAACAGTGAAAAATCTAAAAAAGAATCAACAATATGGAAAGGAAGTGATGGATCAGGTAAACTTACAGTCTATAAACTATATTCGAATTTAcctataaaaaaacaaatgcaATTATTTAATAACCCTAAGGATAACGAACGAGTATGTATTTTAAGTACAAATATTGCAGAAACATCTCTCACTTTACCAAACATTCGGTATGTTATTGACTCtggaaaagaaaaaaaaaaaatatattcaacaGTCAACGATTATTCTTATTATGTTATTGATAACATAAGCAAAAGTTCAGCACTTCAAAGAAAAGGACGAGCTGGTCGAGTATTACATttattgaaaaataataaaaaaaataagaagaAAATAGAAATGGAAAAGGGgcatgtatataaattatattcgtcaaattattataattatttttttaaaaataatactgaTGTCCCAATTTTAAATTACCCTCTTGATTCattgattttatatttattaagctttaaaattgaaaatgttgaaaagtttccatttattaataaaccAGATAATTCCAAATTTCAAGAGGCTCGAAAAAGATTGATATATttcaattgtatatattttggcTATAAAGATGTTgaatttctttttaaaaatcTAAGTGATAAAATAGCTTCAAAACAAGGAATTCAAAATCATgtaaatatgtttaatccacaaaataaaaaaggaattaCACTTGTaggaaattttattttatcttcaCCAATCAGTATTAGATATGCTAAAATTTTAACCGATGTTTGTTTAAAATCCTTATCAATAAAAAACACTAGTACAATTCCGCTAGCTTGTCTTTTAGTCTCTTGCTTGTATCTTGAatcaattttttcatatgATTATAAACTTagtttaaaatataaaaacagcgaaaaaaaaaaaaaaaaaaaacaaacaaataatagCCAAACAAATGGAAacgatgataataataattctgCCAATGGAAGCATTAGCCaatcaaataatattttaatgaacttaattttaaaaaagaacAATGACCAAGAGGATCAATCTGATGATTCAGATTCTTACGACTATAGTTCCCATGAAGATAATAATTCATCATATCAAAATTCGAATAatgacgaaaaaaatataagcatGATTGAAGAATATAAGTCCAATTTTAGTAATGATattgatttttatttaaacttATGTatctctttttatttttcaaaagaAAGAGATcaattttgttataatatgaaattagataaaaaaaaaatggatgaACTACTTAAACTTTCAAAtcatttaatgaaaataattaattttaaacttAATCATAATATTACTTTTGATATGTTGGAAACAAATATATCACCagtatcaaaaaaaattatttactaTGCAATTTTTCAAGGGTTCATAGATCATTTGGCAATACGTTCTGACTTAATACACAATGAGCATACAAGAAACttgcaaataaaaaattataacaataaaaaagcATATTTTACTCAAAATATGAACACtcctatatatattaattcgaATTCCGccttatataaaaatag GCCATACccacattatatattatacaattatattatGAAGAATAGAAATTCATATCTCATGTTTGATTGCTTAAATATTAGCGATTCAGACTTGGGGAAAATAACAAATGTTTGTATTTACATTAATGGATATGAACAAATCCCACCACCTACTTATAATATGGAAAAGGATAAAATTATTGTTTGCGCAAGACCTATATATTTGCCCGCTTCTCATTATTTATCTATAATAACAAAagaattaaatgaaaatgatattgccttttataattatattgcCTTATTTATATTGGATGGGTCAATGTTTCCAAAAATGCTCAAGTTCCAAAGATTTTATTCACATACTGCAAGTAACATTATTAATTGCAGTACACAAAATATTAAGAGGTTTATAgcggaattaaaaaataacaaaattaataatag ggCGAGCATAATATCCAAATGGAAAGAAGAAAAtagttttttaaaacaagAATTTATGTTATTGATTGCAAATAAAATTACCAAATACGATGAAAAACTTATTAATAATTCGTGGCCGCCTATAGACTGA
- a CDS encoding ribosomal protein S7e: MVSAKSKILKSNPSDLEREIAQCLVDIELSASSDIKNETKEIKILSCDLIEVEKIKKKTILIYIPYKIYATYVRKIQRKLINELEKKTKKYVVLVAKRTILKSRQKTKSFKILPRSRTLTSVYDSVLEDIVSPSEIIGKRISMKADGKRVFKIMLDPKERQRDNIDEKLISFAAVYKKITKRDTIFSLPPSNEK; the protein is encoded by the exons atggtTTCTGCCAAAAGTAAAATTCTTAAAAGCAATCCAAGCGACTTGGAAAGAGAAATTGCACAATGCTTGGTCGACATTGAATTATCAGCCTCCTCGGATATAAAGAATGAAAccaaagaaataaaaatattatcatgtgacttaatagaagttgaaaaaataaaaaaaaaaacaattttaatcTACATcccatataaaatatatgctaCCTATGTAAGAAAAATACAaagaaaattaattaatGAATTAGAAAAGAAAACCAAAAAATATGTAGTACTAGTTGCAAAGAGAACCATATTAAAATCTAGGCAAAAAACAAAATCATTTAAAATCTTACCAAGATCAAGAACTTTAACAAGCGTATATGATTCAGTTTTAGAAGATATTGTTTCTCCCAGTGAAATAATTGGAAAGAG aATAAGTATGAAAGCTGATGGAAAAAGAGTATTCAAAATAATGTTAGACCCAAAGGAAAGACAACGAGATAACATTGACGAAAAACTTATTAGTTTTGCTgctgtatataaaaaaattacaaaaagaGATACTATATTTTCCTTACCACCatcaaatgaaaaataa
- a CDS encoding ATP synthase-associated protein, putative — MLSLVKKFSGCFVRGCSWCKNVGFRKFFSEDYFWTKANVGPFFIGLFTAPYWISGLKNIYWSIRYDQLNKQEILSDRFTWLYERMLEDEVHKTLLDKLPSYNFKNNGPENILGPNQI, encoded by the exons atgcTTTCActtgtaaaaaaattttctGGATGCTTTGTTCGCGGATGTTCCTGGTGTAAaaa CGTTGGATTCCGTAAATTTTTTAGTGAAGATTATTTTTGGACCAAAGCAAATGTCGGCCCATTTTTCATAGGTCTTTTCACGGCACCTTATTGGATTTCTGGTTTAAAA AATATATACTGGAGCATACGTTATGATCAACTCAATAAGCAGGAAATATTATCTGATAGATTCACCTGGCTATATGAAAGAATGCTAGAAGACGAAGTACACAAAACACTTTTAGATAAATTAccatcatataattttaaaaataatggcccagaaaatatattaggcCCTAatcaaatataa
- a CDS encoding methyltransferase, putative, giving the protein MQYSSNGKINFDYIYNNKELKNKCYLPSSDTFVFAEALEDDAETISSNVNMVLEMGTGSGYLILFLYELLLKKNKRIDLLYCIDINKDACNCVQNAINLNGISNVEIINSDLFNNLRKCGQFDIILFNPPYVETEQDEMNKTDIVASYAGGKHGREVILKFLHTVYDHLSNNGILYLLLEKSNIPHEIMTSTLVSEKFYYTELKKKKTLNETIFIYRLRKKIQKEIL; this is encoded by the exons ATGCAATATTCATCCAACGGCAAAATCAATTTTgattacatatataacaataaagAGCTCAAGAACAAATGCTACTTACCTAGTAGCGACACCTTTGTGTTTGCCGAAGCCCTAGAAGATGATGCTGAAACAATTTCTTCTAATGTAAATATGGTCTTGGAAATGGg AACTGGAAGCGGATATCttattctatttttatatgagcTACTATTAAAGAAGAACAAAAGAATCGATCTTCTTTACTGTATTGATATTAACAAAGATGCTTGTAATTGTGTACAAAATGCAATTAATCTAAATGGAATTTCAAACGTTGAAataattaatagtgatttatttaataatttacgAAAATGTGGGCAATTTGACATAATCTTATTTAATCCTCCTTATGTTGAAACAGAACAAGATGAAATGAATAAAACCGATATTGTCGCTTCATATGCTGGTGGAAAACACGGAAGAGAAGTTATTTTAAAGTTTTTACATACTGTATATGATCATCTTAGTAATAATGggatattatatttactatTGGAAAAAAGTAACATACCACATGAAATTATGACTAGTACTCTTGTATCTGAAAAATTCTATTATAcagaattaaaaaagaagaaaaccCTAAATGAAacgatttttatatacaGACTTcgtaaaaaaattcaaaaagaAATATTGTAA
- a CDS encoding SNARE protein, putative, whose translation MSIIYGLVAKDKTVLAEYTEFGGNFSNIARLLLEIIPPHSSRKSYIYNDYVFHQLMKNGITFMAMTDRELGFLIPYSFLEEVSKIFFKHFNYTSDFITLSLDEEFKTVLKENMRKFNDYEANEVHNLKSQISNIQNIIIENIEKILERREKIDILVNRSEKLRHENFNFRREAMRLNFYMWMENNRFLIYVISSMAIFILVIWSFYNI comes from the exons atgtctataatATATGGCTTAGTAGCAAAAG atAAAACGGTGTTGGCAGAATATACAGAATTTGGAGGCAACTTTTCTAACATCGCCAGATTACTTTTGGAAATAATACCACCGCATTCTTCGAGAAaatcatacatatataatga ttATGTTTTTCACCAACTAATGAAAAATGGAATTACATTCATGGCTATGACCGACAGAGAATTAGGGTTTCTAATTCCTTATAGCTTTTTAGAAGAAGTATCAAAAAT TTTTTTTAAGCATTTTAATTATACATCAGATTTTATTACTTTATCATTGGATGAAGAATTTAAAACCgttttaaaagaaaatatg AGAAAATTCAATGATTACGAGGCTAATGAAGTACATAACTTAAAAAGCCAAATTAGTAACATCCAAAATATcattatagaaaatattgaaaaaatattagaaaGAAGAGAAAAAATTGACATACTAGTTAACAGAAGTGAAAAATTGCGCCACGAAAACTTTAATTTTAGGAGAGAAGCTATGcgattaaatttttatatgtggATGGAAAATAACAGATTTCTTATTTACGTTATTTCATCAATGGCTATTTTTATTCTAGTCATATGGTCTTTTTACAACATATAA
- a CDS encoding LisH domain-containing protein, putative — translation MKIHLSSDEVNLLVYRYLVENGFVHTAYAFLNEGNISKNTYYVSHCDKLPSNALVSFLQKALIYIYIEYHTDHKDGKKISCEEPFSFFRRHECWNDENNSSEDDNKTELQLDDKISSNNLNSFATSNNSNNRNNDNDDSNNSSSNYNNNNSTQNNNNNNNNNNNNNNNNNNNNNNNNNDNNNNNNNKPKENTNPPKPKPSRPHIYSSSFSNFASLNYNDSNLSFKDIKRNYVSIFAQAKTTKKKSNKKTNNNDESKEKNGKEESNSASGNQKKKAKAMKSSSKSNKVTESDNNNKSEDGEANFSFDKKKKKT, via the coding sequence atgaaaatacaTTTGTCATCAGATGAAGTTAATCTACTTGTTTATCGCTATTTAGTAGAGAATGGTTTTGTTCATACCGCATATGCATTTTTGAATGAAGGAAATATATCAAAGAACACATATTATGTAAGTCATTGTGATAAGTTGCCCAGTAATGCATTGGTATCATTTTTACAAAAGgcattgatatatatttatatagaaTATCATACTGATCATAaagatggaaaaaaaattagttgTGAGGAACCATTCTCCTTTTTTCGAAGGCATGAATGCTGGAacgatgaaaataattcatcAGAGGATGATAATAAAACAGAACTTCAATTAGATGATAAAATTTCAAGTAATAATTTAAACAGTTTTGCAACTAGTAATAATAGTAACAATcgaaataatgataatgatgatagtaataatagtagtagtaactacaataacaataatagcacccaaaacaataataacaataataataacaacaataataataacaataataataacaataataataacaataataataacgataataataataataataataataaaccgAAGGAAAATACAAATCCCCCAAAACCTAAACCAAGCAGGCCACATATTTATAGTAGCAGCTTTTCCAATTTCGCTAGCTTAAACTATAATGATAGTAATTTATCCTTTAAGGATATCAAACGGAATTATGTAAGCATTTTTGCCCAAGCTAAAACTACTAAAAAAAagtcaaataaaaaaacaaataataacgATGAgtcaaaagaaaaaaatgggaaagaAGAATCGAATAGTGCTTCAGGTAATCAAAAGAAGAAAGCTAAGGCTATGAAATCATCCAGCAAATCAAATAAAGTGACAGAAAgcgataataataataaaagtgaAGATGGAGAGGCAAATTTttcatttgataaaaaaaagaaaaaaacataa